One window of Nicotiana tomentosiformis chromosome 11, ASM39032v3, whole genome shotgun sequence genomic DNA carries:
- the LOC104098734 gene encoding cullin-3A, giving the protein MSSNQKKRNFQIEAFKHKVVVDPKYADKTWKILEHAIHEIYNHNASGLSFEELYRNAYNMVLHKFGEKLYSGLVSTITFHLQEISKCIESAQGDLFLEELNRQWADHNKALQMIRDILMYMDRTFVPSTHKIPVHELGLNLWRDNIIHANKIQMRLLSTLLGLILKERDGEVINRGLMRNIIKMLMDLGPSVYQEDFEKPFLEVSADFYRAESQRFIECCDCGDYLKKAEKRLNEEIERVSHYLDPKTEAKLTNVVEKEMIENHMPRLVHMENSGMVNMLLDDKYEDLRRMYNLFRRVPNGLATIRDVMTSHIREIGKQLVTDPEKLKDPVEFVQCLLNEKDKYDNVIILAFNNDKTFQNALNSSFEFFINLNPRSPEFISLFVDEKLRKGLKGVSEEDVEVILDKVMMLFRYLQEKDVFEKYYKQHLAKRLLSGKTVSDDAERSLIVKLKTECGYQFTSKLEGMFTDMKTSQDTMQGFHVAYGAELGDGPSLVVQVLTTGSWPTQPSITCNLPAELSALCEKFRSYYLGTHTGRRLSWQTNMGTADLKATFGKGQKHELNVSTYQMCVLMLFNNADRLMYKEIEQATEIPSSDLKRCLQSLACVKGKNVLRKEPMSKDIGEDDAFLVNDKFTSKFYKVKIGTVVAQKESEPEKQETRQRVEEDRKPQIEAAIVRIMKSRKVLDHNNIITEVTKQLQSRFLANPGEIKKRIESLIERDFLERDNTDRRLYRYLA; this is encoded by the coding sequence AAATGCTTATAATATGGTATTACACAAATTTGGTGAGAAGCTATATTCTGGACTTGTATCTACTATTACCTTCCACCTACAAGAGATCTCTAAATGCATAGAATCAGCCCAAGGTGATTTATTCTTGGAAGAGCTGAATAGGCAATGGGCAGATCATAATAAGGCATTGCAAATGATACGGGATATTCTGATGTACATGGACAGGACCTTCGTTCCAAGTACCCATAAGATCCCTGTTCATGAGCTTGGGCTGAATCTTTGGCGGGATAACATAATACATGCGAATAAGATTCAGATGAGACTTCTGAGTACGCTTCTTGGACTGATACTCAAAGAACGGGATGGGGAAGTAATTAACCGGGGACTGATGAGAAATATAATTAAGATGCTAATGGATTTAGGACCATCCGTGTACCAGGAAGACTTTGAAAAACCTTTTCTTGAAGTATCAGCTGATTTTTACAGGGCCGAGTCTCAGAGGTTCATTGAATGTTGCGACTGTGGAGACTACCTCAAGAAAGCTGAGAAACGTTTAAACGAAGAAATAGAGAGGGTGTCACACTACTTGGATCCAAAGACTGAAGCTAAGCTCACTAATGTTGTGGAGAAAGAGATGATTGAAAACCATATGCCTAGGCTTGTCCATATGGAAAATTCAGGTATGGTGAATATGCTTCTTgatgataaatatgaagatttgagAAGAATGTACAACTTATTCCGTAGAGTTCCTAATGGTCTTGCAACAATAAGAGATGTAATGACTTCTCACATCAGAGAGATTGGTAAACAGCTTGTTACCGATCCTGAGAAGCTGAAAGATCCTGTTGAATTTGTCCAGTGTCTCTTGAATGAGAAGGATAAATATGATAATGTAATAATCTTGGCATTCAACAACGACAAGACTTTCCAAAATGCCTTAAACTCATCTTTtgaattcttcattaacctcaatccCCGTTCTCCCGAGTTTATATCATTGTTTGTGGATGAAAAATTGCGAAAAGGCCTTAAAGGAGTCAGTGAGGAAGATGTTGAAGTTATTCTCGACAAGGTGATGATGCTCTTCCGTTACTTGCAAGAAAAAGATGTGTTTGAGAAGTATTATAAACAGCACTTGGCAAAGCGACTGCTTTCAGGAAAAACAGTTTCCGATGATGCTGAGAGAAGTCTGATTGTTAAGCTGAAGACAGAATGTGGTTATCAGTTCACTTCCAAATTAGAGGGCATGTTTACCGACATGAAAACTTCTCAGGACACAATGCAAGGATTCCATGTAGCATATGGTGCTGAATTGGGTGATGGCCCCTCATTGGTTGTCCAGGTTCTCACGACGGGATCTTGGCCTACTCAACCTAGTATCACATGCAATTTGCCAGCTGAATTGTCAGCCCTGTGTGAGAAATTTCGGTCGTATTACCTTGGGACCCACACTGGTCGAAGATTATCCTGGCAAACAAACATGGGCACAGCTGATCTGAAAGCGACATTTGGGAAGGGCCAGAAGCATGAGCTCAATGTCTCTACTTACCAAATGTGTGTCCTCATGCTTTTCAATAATGCTGATCGGCTAATGTACAAGGAGATTGAACAGGCCACTGAGATCCCTTCGTCTGATTTGAAAAGGTGCTTGCAGTCCCTAGCATGTGTTAAGGGAAAGAACGTCCTCCGGAAAGAACCCATGAGTAAGGATATCGGGGAGGACGACGCCTTTCTTGTCAATGACAAATTTACGAGCAAATTTTACAAGGTCAAGATAGGAACTGTAGTTGCACAGAAGGAATCCGAGCCTGAAAAGCAGGAGACACGTCAAAGGGTGGAAGAGGATAGAAAGCCCCAGATTGAAGCTGCTATTGTGAGGATCATGAAATCCAGGAAGGTATTAgatcacaacaacatcatcaCTGAAGTTACAAAGCAATTGCAATCACGTTTCCTGGCAAATCCAGGAGAAATCAAGAAACGCATTGAGTCACTTATCGAGAGAGATTTCTTGGAAAGGGATAATACAGATAGACGATTGTATCGCTACCTTGCATAA
- the LOC104098735 gene encoding pentatricopeptide repeat-containing protein At1g26900, mitochondrial, whose amino-acid sequence MNIAVNSYCSYLRQNFKHVSSIILTRHYSMFSSDQKLISQLQSCKQISEIKQFHALMVKTGQDQIPFSLSKLLACSIQYTDYASSMFKYIQSPNLYMYNTMLRSYSISDDPQKGLLFFNNMRAQSVILDQFAFVSGLRSCTRLLAKWTGEAIHSVVLRSGFDLPLDLRNTLLNFYCVSGRIRCAHQLFDEFSDRDLVSWNTLMGGYLCVHNYPAVLELFIELHRDGVSASATTMLCVLSAIGELKIALVGESMHGFCIKNGFCYSVKVLTALISLYGKMGCISSGRSLFDEAYPKDVVLWNCLIDGYAKNGLLEEALSLLRQMKVQRLKPNSSTLAGLLSASASSGAFNMGHYIQNFTEDQQLAMDPVLGTALIDMYAKSGLLVKAVNVFDNMETKDVKCWTSMIMGYGVHGEAKDAVALFHRMEDEGFRPNEVTFLAVFNACSHGGLVAEGISCFRKMVLEYGLTPKIEHYGCLIDILGRAGLLETARELIKGLPIEGDATAWRALLAACRVHASVELGEQVKKELEQRFGKHPADSLLLSSTYAIAGIMPEHRDITEVEERKLEKEVECSLPGKKEAGCSAIELCENGQVFLNQAEVP is encoded by the coding sequence ATGAACATAGCCGTTAATTCCTACTGTTCATACCTAAGACAAAATTTCAAACATGTATCATCAATCATCTTAACAAGACATTACTCTATGTTTTCTTCTGACCAAAAGCTAATTTCTCAGTTACAATCATGTAAGCAAATCTCTGAAATCAAACAATTTCATGCCTTAATGGTCAAAACTGGTCAAGATCAAATTCCTTTTTCGCTTAGCAAACTTCTTGCATGTTCAATCCAATACACAGACTATGCATCTTCAATGTTTAAATACATACAAAGCCCAAATCTTTATATGTATAATACCATGCTTCGTAGTTATTCAATAAGTGATGACCCTCAAAAGGGTCTTTTGTTTTTCAACAACATGAGGGCACAAAGTGTAATTCTTGATCAATTTGCTTTTGTTTCTGGACTTAGATCTTGTACACGTTTATTGGCGAAATGGACTGGTGAAGCTATTCATTCAGTTGTTCTGAGATCTGGCTTTGATTTGCCTCTTGATTTGAGGAACACCCTTTTGAATTTTTATTGTGTCTCTGGGAGAATCCGTTGTGCCCACCAACTGTTTGATGAATTTTCAGATAGAGATTTGGTGAGTTGGAACACTTTGATGGGTGGTTATCTTTGTGTACATAATTATCCTGCTGTTTTGGAATTATTTATAGAATTGCACAGGGATGGTGTTTCCGCTAGTGCCACGACGATGTTGTGTGTTTTGTCTGCGATTGGTGAGTTAAAGATTGCTTTGGTAGGGGAATCCATGCATGGGTTCTGCATAAAGAATGGATTTTGCTATAGTGTGAAGGTGCTAACTGCCTTGATTTCTCTGTATGGGAAGATGGGTTGCATTAGCTCGGGCCGTAGTCTATTTGATGAAGCTTATCCGAAAGATGTTGTCTTGTGGAACTGTTTGATAGATGGATATGCTAAAAATGGCCTGCTAGAAGAGGCATTGTCTCTATTGAGGCAAATGAAGGTTCAAAGATTGAAGCCAAATTCATCAACCTTGGCAGGTTTGCTTTCTGCTAGTGCTTCCTCCGGGGCTTTCAATATGGGTCATTATATTCAGAACTTCACAGAAGATCAGCAATTAGCTATGGATCCAGTTCTTGGGACAGCATTGATAGATATGTATGCTAAAAGTGGCTTGCTTGTTAAGGCAGTTAATGTTTTTGACAATATGGAGACCAAAGATGTAAAGTGTTGGACATCAATGATAATGGGTTACGGGGTACATGGCGAGGCAAAGGATGCTGTTGCACTCTTCCATAGAATGGAGGATGAAGGGTTTAGGCCTAATGAAGTGACTTTCTTGGCCGTATTCAATGCTTGTAGCCATGGAGGACTGGTGGCGGAGGGCATCAGCTGTTTTAGAAAAATGGTGCTGGAATATGGCTTGACTCCTAAAATTGAGCATTATGGATGTTTGATTGATATCTTAGGCCGTGCTGGATTGCTTGAGACAGCACGAGAACTGATAAAAGGTTTACCCATTGAGGGGGATGCTACTGCATGGCGTGCGTTACTAGCAGCATGCAGAGTCCATGCTAGTGTTGAGCTGGGAGAACAAGTGAAGAAAGAACTAGAACAGAGATTCGGCAAACATCCAGCTGATTCACTACTTTTGAGCAGTACTTACGCGATCGCTGGGATAATGCCCGAGCACAGAGATATAACAGAGGTGGAGGAACGTAAATTAGAAAAAGAAGTCGAATGTTCTCTCCCTGGGAAGAAGGAAGCTGGATGTAGTGCAATTGAATTATGTGAAAATGGCCAGGTTTTTCTTAACCAAGCTGAAGTACCGTAG